The Myxocyprinus asiaticus isolate MX2 ecotype Aquarium Trade chromosome 46, UBuf_Myxa_2, whole genome shotgun sequence genome includes the window tttaaaaggaaattaatggttaagattatgagaaaAGGGAGCACTTTAGCAGTCCAGAGCTGTCCAAAGACACCAGTGAATTAGACTGGCCTGGTTAATTTCATCCAAGCCTGTTAGGATGGACCATTAGTGGATTcttatattaataatgttttgtaCTCTGTATATATTTCTCAATTTTTTCTGTCACAGATATAGTTGGATTTCCACTAAATGATTACCTTAATGTCCTACCTTTGTGCCTTCAGCCAGAGCAAAACCCCCACCCACGAGAAGACAGATCTCCCATGGCATGCAGGCCTGAAATTCCTTCCATGTAATCAAGGGCTCTGTCACAGGGATTGAGAACATTAATAAAAAGCAAAACAGCACTAATAGACAAATGAAAATGTCTTTGAAAGTTGCTGTGCAGATAAAGTGTCTATAAGGAATCCTTTTGAACGTTTGCACACATGCAGAAAGGAACAGATGAAGAGCAAGTACCGTAGCGATCTGCATTTGGTTTGTGTGAGGGGATGATGAAGAACATCAAACCCATCAACAGTGCTACAGTGGCATCCGTAGCGTAGCCTCGGTAACTGGACAGATAACAACATAGAAAGGATAAATGTAAACTTGAAGCTAAGAAATTTAGTTTgaaataatttaaagggatagttcacccaaaaattttaatccagtcattatttactcaccctcgtgttataaaacccatatgactttctttctttttcggtacacaaagggagaatttaaaaaaaaatttttgctcACTgacatacaatggcagtggatggtgatcacatcttcaagcttccaaaggatgcaaaagtataattcagaagtacAATAAAttactcatgccttgttctgaaggcatacgaaaAGGTTAAGTGAgaaacaaaaatcatatttattatttagtgaaaatcttcaaCGACCATTACTCTTCTGTGCACATTTATGAGAGTATACGAGAGCAGATGTGCCAAGTGAGACCTCACTTTGTTTTTGCTATAACCGGAACACAACAGAGATATTTACAAcatagaacacaacacagctgcagaCAAACCAGAGAAtcgaacttacaaaacatgtctgaagagtttgaagtcgAAGAGAAGATTTCTATGACCAGCCTTATTTGTATGAACTGGAGTACTCGGAAATCGAACTGAGTGAGATGGGAGAAGCTGAGGCATTTATAGTCACACCGTATCCTAACCAGACATGACACAacatgcgataaaaggtatattttccatgctaatcagagtttttgtactAAACCAGCCACGACGAGTGACAGGACATTCAGTCAATTGCTTGGTTTCTGTTTCTTTGGTGTCATGCCAGGTAGCCTCGTCTGCTGAACTCTTAACTTGTCCATTGTCTTTCTCATAGCAGTATACTGAAGCCAGCATCTCATTAGCCGGttaaaaacaacttgattttgctGAGGGTGTTACACCTACCGACTGTTTTGCTgaggtctcgctctcttcagtcttCAATTCGCTCTCTTCAATctgccacacacacaccagttcagaatggagaagagaAGACTTTCTCTCTAATTCTTTCAGTTCACTTTCTGGAAGCGAAACATCCAAAACTTCCAAAACACAGCAGTCTCCTGTACTTTCTTTTTGACTGAGACTTCTgactgtgtacagtatgtgtagctgcatcagcctcctccatctctctCAGTTCCATTTCTTAGTACTCCAGTTCAAACTAATAGAAATAGAAATGCACCTCCTCTTTGATttaactcttcagacatgttttgtaagttcagttctctggtttgtgtgcagataTGTTGTGTTCTCTGTTGTTAAAACCTCTATGGGAACCAGTTATAGCAACAGCAAAGCAAGTTCTCGTTTGAACTGCCAATCTCGCAAGCGGGGCCTACGTGAACTTCTGCTCTTGTGCACTCTCATCATCGTGCACAGGAGAGCAATGGTCGatgaagattttcactaaataataaattagattttggtttgtttctcaccaaaccttatcgtattccttcagaacaatttattagacttctgaattatacattTGCGTCCttatgaagcttgaagaggtggtcaccatccactgccaTTCTACAATTTTTTCTCCCATTGTGTACcgaaaaagaaagtcacatgggtttagaacaacatgggtGAACAAATAATTACTGAAtcttcacttttgggtgaactatctctttaaagtcaCGAACACTAAGATTAATGGTAAGACAACAATGACCTCTTTAGTACTGCAAAAGTTGTTACACTAGATCTCCATTCACATTGTTTAATTAATGTGACAGCACTTACTCTGCGAACAGTGATGACCACCCTGGCATGAAACCTGGCTCTCGCACAAACCATAAAATGGCCATCAGAATGAAGATAACCAAGATGATAATCTCCTGGGGTCTGTATCAGAAAAGAAACAGTAGGtgatactgtatactgtagaGAAACAGTAAACAATTTAGGTATTCTTCTTTTTTAATTGCcctaaaaagaaaaatgtattatgtaatcAGGTCTCGAAATCTTTAACTTTGCCAACAGGAgccaaaatggcataaaatattaGCACTTAAaggtgtaattcgtgtgtaattttTACACCTCCAGTggcacaaaatggaaaattctgttttcaaacaggtttcccaaacacttcttCCCCGTCACCCATCTATTAACAAAACAGGTAGCCCTGCCTCAATATCATGCTATTGTTTGAGCAAAAATTCAACATGTCTGACAGCGATCTTTTGAAAGCTCCATAATGATAACACTCTTTGAGGAATCAACTTACAAATGGTTTACTCTCTGCACTATAaactgggatttttttttttcttttttttgctaattactaagtttttaaacagaaagaaatgaaTAGGATTCATGAATTGATGATGAAATGACCAACAAACAGCGCATTGGCATCGGTAAATGAGAAATTCCAATTAtgtgtgatgctgcatctacaccgctaggtgtcagagcAACATAAACAGCAATATTACTAAGTGAACCTTTAATTTAATTCaaatcaattaaaattaaatacatacaTCTGATCTTTAGAGTGTTTAAGAAAGAAAAGTTCCAACCTTATGGGCCCCAGTGACTTGTACTGATTCTTCAGCAATCTGGCAGTGTTTTTTTCCTTCTCCGACCGTACACTGGAGCACAGACTGGCACGAAAGCTATGGATAAATAGAGAAGCAGATATGCATTTATTGTTCAGTTCATTCACTGTGATTTCAAGGCAGACATGTAGTTAATTTTTCCTGCTGGGTGGATGAATTTACTAAAATATAGAGAAGAAAATCACATCTCTGTCACAGCACTATGAATGCATGTTCTGCGAGTGATCCTTTATCAGGGAAAGAAGATAATCTTGATAGTGGTGAGATGAAGAATTCTGCTTGATAAAACATAATTATTCTGGAGAGATGAGAAAGATATACAGTGATTGGTTCAGAGAGCAGGAAGAAAATGATTGAAGACAGGCAGAAGAAACCAAAGTGGTAAGGTaggaaaaatgaaaatgtcagaCTGATTTGAAATGATGAATATAAATGAAAGCTTAAGAGTAGaaaatgagagacagagagaggtcaGGGTACAGcttatggaataaaagatataatGGTCACTTACTTGGTTCCAAGGAACATCCAGTGTAGGAATATCCATGACAAAACCAGCATAATTATGCAGATGGGAAGACAAAGCACAAACCAGTTCCCAAAATTAACAATCTTGCATTCTGGGTAGTACCTGATGAGTTAAAACAACACAACAAGCACAGTTTAGATATTTTCATACACTGACCAAATTAGATAATAGACAATGGTGGAAATAATGggatatttcattatttattaatacaaatataatgtGTTTAGTGAACTTACTGATGGATATATTCAGCAAAGATTAGGTTTGCTGAGGTCCCTGGTAGGGTGGTCAGCCCTCCAATGGATGAAGAGTAGGCAATGCAAAGTGACAAGCCTTTGCACATCATGTGATCTTCACGGGTCCTGTACTTTCCATGTGACTGTGGAGCTGGTGCCTAAAAAACATCCAACAGCACGGCTTTATATACGCATATAATAAATTAGAGCAGGAAGAAGGattgtttttgtgcatgtttacTGTACAGTATGTCCATGTGTTTTATTCACCTTAACAgtttcaggttcctctggagcTTCAGTCTGGACTGTTTGGACTGGCTCCACAATGCCTGCTTCTATGCTATAAGTATACAAAACATTGttcatgtgtttttatgtattgCATAAAAACACATATTACCTTGCACATTTTACTTTTTCAATTGTATGCATGGTCACCTTTTTATCTTTTCAGTTTTCTCATATTGGGCCTCAATATCTGTGAAAACAATTTAAAGGTTACAGTTTTACAAGGTTAAAGGACAAAAACTATCATCTCACAATTAAATCAAAGAAGTGGTGCCAACTTACCTTCAAGCTGAAGAGCAGGGTTGGCAATGCCATTTAACGCCCCCTTGTGGTCTTTGCTGGACTCTTCTCCTGCATCCAATACCTGCTGTATCACAGCTTCGACAATTGGCATCACCATAGCCACAGTTGAAGTGTTACTCAACCACATGGACAGGAAAGCACAGCCAACCATGAACCCCAACATTAACCTGTGAAGGCCcatttcacaaaataaaagcAGTACAATCAGATACAGGATAAAGATCTGCAATATGTCCCCAACTATCAATCATCAAAACAATGCATATCTTAATCTCTGTTTTGATGATTAGTTAGAGTTCTTACATGCCAGGGTTGACTCCAATCGCAGTAACCAATTTGAGAGCAATTCTGCGGTGAAGACCCCACTTCTCAATGGCTGTTGCAAGACAGATGACTCCAAGCAGCAACAAATGGAAGTCTTTGAAATACACAGATGCAACCTAAAGAGGAATAGTGGCTGAATGAAATCCTTTGTTGATACGAAGAACAATCCACATTAGTTTTCCAGAAAAACTATGGCCAGTTCTCATAAGATTGTTTGAGAAGGATTCAGGCAAGTGTACCTGAGAGGACTTCATGATTCCAAACAGAGGGAAAAGTAGTGCAGGGAGTAGTGCCGTTATAGACAAAGGCAAGACCTCTGTCATCCAGAACACAGCCATTAATATCAGGATGTATGCACATTCTGCTTCCTGATGGAAATTAAATAAAGGTTTACATTTATTCAGATAAGACAAAACAGATAACCGGTACTAGGACATTGACTCAATATATCAAAACCCTTGTCTTTTACATTATAAATCTATAGGGAAAAATCCATAATTTGAAAGACAATAAATAATACAACTGGGATGTTTTTCAGAGCATATGGAATTAAAATTTAAAtcaattattttctttaaatgcaTCTGAGAAGtctgaaaatgaaaacaagttAAAGGATATTACACAATAGTTGCCTTATTACAGTTTCAGTCTAAACAAAATTTGATTAACATTCACATTTTTCTAATTCCGGTTGAAAGAATCTGCACATGTGCATGTGCTTGTCATGTTATGCACACGTGTTTGTAGCATGTCTAACCTTTGTCTTGATGACCAATGGTAGCGGTAGCAATGACAGTGGCGTGAGGATGATGATTAGGGGTTTCACGCAGCTCCAAGAACATCTAAGCCTCCTCATCCTGTGGCCGAAGCAGTCAACTCAGGGATTTTGCCTTATGATGGCCTTTAAATAATCTGCCGCTGTTTAATCTTTGCCCTGGTGCCATCCGCATCCACTGTAACTGGTCCATTCTGGGCATGTCATAAAGCCTTATGGCCATGGAGATTAAGCTTTAAGATTAGACTCCCGCCAGTCATAGCTCATgtaagtacccccccccccaacctgaTCCACttgtatttacattttatgaGCAAAGTTACTAACAAATTTGCATATGATGTTATAAAAGCAAGACTGTTATAAACATAAACCCAATGACATGATACATTCACTCCTGGAATTCACACCTTTTTAGCACAGGGGTCTGTTAAACAACAACCTGTGAGACTTCATAAACACAAACTCTGAGAAATCACACAGCAGGTGATAATCCTTACTGGGATTTATTTTCAAAGAATGAGAAGTTGGTTTGCGAGTAAGTATTTATGGAACCACTAAAAAAGAAAACTTAAAGATGgattaaatggaaaaatacttAATAATACTCAAACTCTTATTTCAAACTTTCATGTTGGTGCATGCAATTTTGCAAATAAGTTTgtgtataatttaaaataaaagtcaatGGACAACCTGTGAGGATTCAATGGAAAAAAGTCACCAGGAGTTGGTGTAATATCAAATCTGTCTCAATGTATCTAGGTTAGTGGATGCTAGTTCACTTCACTCAAAGTTATTATGTCTTCATGACCTCGCTTTGCGATTTTCCTTTCATTGTCAGTGTTTGAAATTTGGAATAGTGTTTCCTTGAAAAATCACTGAATAACT containing:
- the LOC127435878 gene encoding solute carrier family 13 member 1-like; the encoded protein is MRRLRCSWSCVKPLIIILTPLSLLPLPLVIKTKEAECAYILILMAVFWMTEVLPLSITALLPALLFPLFGIMKSSQVASVYFKDFHLLLLGVICLATAIEKWGLHRRIALKLVTAIGVNPGMLMLGFMVGCAFLSMWLSNTSTVAMVMPIVEAVIQQVLDAGEESSKDHKGALNGIANPALQLEDIEAQYEKTEKIKSIEAGIVEPVQTVQTEAPEEPETVKAPAPQSHGKYRTREDHMMCKGLSLCIAYSSSIGGLTTLPGTSANLIFAEYIHQYYPECKIVNFGNWFVLCLPICIIMLVLSWIFLHWMFLGTNFRASLCSSVRSEKEKNTARLLKNQYKSLGPIRPQEIIILVIFILMAILWFVREPGFMPGWSSLFADYRGYATDATVALLMGLMFFIIPSHKPNADRYEPLITWKEFQACMPWEICLLVGGGFALAEGTKISGLSSWVADLLTPLGNLPPLATVTIACLIVTSITEVASNAATITIFMPILAPLAEAIGVNPLYMLIPTALCVSFSFLLPVSNPPNAIVFTYGHLSSMDMVKAGLGVNVIGVLTVLLALTTWGIPLLNLDTYPDWAPVANITGV